One stretch of Gambusia affinis linkage group LG05, SWU_Gaff_1.0, whole genome shotgun sequence DNA includes these proteins:
- the si:ch73-139j3.4 gene encoding CD82 antigen, whose translation MCCQKNDRKTTENQENDRKTTENQENDRKTTEKRQKTTEKQQKSRKTTEKQENDRKRQNGLDLLLVRMKLDVKIEVLKFCFTVLNSVFLVLGLSVMGCGIWILFDSGSFLNVLSSEELKVVAAGLFIIGGVVALVSLTGCTGAALEKRFLLLVYLCFLIALVLGQLYVTVLLLLYRNRIDGSLAQTVNNIISQYGNGSSRADRIMDNIQHFTNCCGVNGPDDWLKNSFIQTLNLTGRNVLPCSCFRSFQPSINSSWCLENESTNETVFGTGTGTFNESCKQTINQWLQENVITIVAMAAFLVLIQIVDIFIAGSLFRMFGEKDTLKKNKRLVGEDDTDSHSASEPDPDGGEQNHAFIDPDEGAAEPNYMTAGDTNHMADQYNQNQEYQEPFHYNQNQNQGYQEPFHYNQNQNQNQGYMPAGDANNMTFDQYNYNQDQNQGFQEPLNFSQNQDYHGYQEATQHY comes from the exons ATGTGTTGTCAGAAAAACGACAGAAAAACGACAGAAAACCAGGAAAACGACAGAAAAACGACAGAAAACCAGGAAAACGACAGAAAAACGACAGAAAAAcgacagaaaacaacagaaaaacaacagaaaagcaggaaaacgacagaaaagcaggaaaacgACAGAAAACGACAGAACGGCCTGGACCTGCTGCTGGTCAGGATGAAGCTGGACGTGAAAATCGAGGTGCTGAAGTTCTGCTTCACGGTTTTAAACTCCGTCTTCCTG gttctggGTCTGAGCGTTATGGGCTGTGGAATCTGGATCCTCTTCGACTCTGGAAGCTTCCTGAATGTCCTCTCCTCTG AGGAGCTGAAGGTGGTGGCAGCAGGTCTGTTTATAATCGGTGGAGTGGTGGCGCTGGTCAGCCTGACTGGGTGTACTGGAGCGGCCCTGGAGAAACGgttcctgctgctggtg TACCTCTGCTTCCTGATCGCCCTGGTCCTGGGTCAGCTGTACGTCACCGTCCTGCTGCTCCTGTACAGAAACAGG ATCGATGGTAGCCTGGCTCAAACCGTGAATAACATCATATCTCAGTACGGAAATGGCAGCAGCAGAGCCGACAGAATCATGGATAACATTCAGCATTTT ACTAATTGCTGTGGAGTAAATGGACCAGACGACTGGCTCAAGAACTCCTTCATTCAAACTCTGAACCTGACAGGTCGGAACGTGCTGCCGTGTTCCTGTTTCCGGTCCTTTCAGCCTAGCATAAACTCATCCTGGTGCTTGGAAAACGAAAGCACCAATGAAACGGTGTTTGGAACAGGAACTGGGACTTTTAATGAG AGCTGCAAGCAGACGATCAACCAATGGCTGCAGGAGAACGTCATAACCATCGTTGCCATGGCTGCATTCCTCGTTTTAATCCAG ATCGTTGACATTTTCATCGCTGGGTCTCTGTTCCGcatgtttggagaaaaagacactttaaagaaaaacaagcggCTCGTTGGTGAAGACGACACCGACTCACACTCCGCCTCCGAGCCCGACCCGGACGGCGGAGAGCAGAACCACGCCTTCATAGACCCGGATGAAGGCGCTGCAGAACCAAACTACATGACAGCTGGAGACACCAACCACATGGCTGACCAGtacaaccagaaccaggagtACCAGGAGCCATTTCAttacaaccagaaccagaaccaggggtACCAGGAGCCATTTCAttacaaccagaaccagaaccagaaccaggggtACATGCCTGCTGGAGATGCCAACAACATGACGTTTGACCAGTACAACTataaccaggaccagaaccagggcttCCAGGAGCCACTTAATTTCAGCCAGAACCAGGATTACCATGGTTACCAAGAGGCTACTCAGCATTATTAA